The Scomber scombrus chromosome 5, fScoSco1.1, whole genome shotgun sequence genome window below encodes:
- the cwf19l2 gene encoding CWF19-like protein 2, whose translation MEANGVSFESVSSIKDRKESKRNARQEAIEKAKQKYEKEERRKELKRQRGEDTWMLPEINQRLQEIEDEGSVKSKKKKEKKSKKKKEKKKKAKKDKKTKEEGDGSSESSEDSENEWVESRPQQQAPKAWQVSDESKPTESNSSPAQNAQRDEWMTFDFLTMRTTSTAEKRAEKERQKEEERAKAQAIEQAGLHKLELNPYWKDGGKGLPPEETAGTSAKKANTVVNDGGLSWLRKSFQRMKEQAERQQRSLNDVVAERYGSMEIFQQKLEEAEEAAYEKKRGGERERGSMMRGSWRKGEEEARERWRRKEVDETERDRWRGSERERDSSPTDRDRYSERGEDRERERERGGYRGRDRDRDRFREKESDRDRIRNQDREWERDGGRDRERDDERDRYRERDRERDRGRNRDADRPSDASSQGGNWSQRSLSLSSMKGRFLKPSGDDDSGAAPERPPPPVRPRAGFLKPSSDDEDSGPRNTGVPAWKKSINPARESDVLEKPQQEKEKDAVKTVPAAPESLHCDKAALTASRSESEEEEEEGEEEIPLLSDEEMNKLGAKLVKAEIMGNTALIEKLKSQLEAAHKAKESHSARMKLHEMDKLKQVLGQSSEDQEVLLFRTDQSGQAWPVKPSSGPQEPHGGRRKKKPIETHVDGERVRYFQDDDNVGLKEMVRREKMSSAQDQNALYSRMAAKMMGKTDGDNYTLDDMFVSSAAQREGEGREEERMRSRAIGESRKLAASMEKCHHCFSSQELQKHLIVAIGSKVYLSLPAGVSMAEGHCLICPLQHHCSATGLDEDVWSEMQLFRRTLVRMFESQELDCVFMETHMNPRRRQHMVLECIPLPRELGDMAPIYFKKAIMECDEEWAMNKKVVDLSSKDIRQAVPRALPYFAVDFGLQGGFAHVIENEQKFPHYFGKEVVGGMMDLEPRRWRKPIRENFDDQRKKVLQFAQWWKPYDCTKTDG comes from the exons ATGGAGGCAAACGGAGTCAGTTTCGAGAGTGTGAGCAGCatcaaagacagaaaagagagtaAACGAAATGCACGACAAGAGGCGATAGAAAAG GCCAAGCAGAAGtatgagaaagaggagaggaggaaggagctgaagaggcagagaggggaGGATACATGGATGCTGCCTGAGATCAACCAGAGGCTTCAGGAGATCGAGGAT GAGGGCTCTGTgaagagcaagaagaagaaagagaagaaatccaaaaagaaaaaagagaaaaagaagaaagccaagaaggacaagaagacgaaagaagaaggagatggCTCCAGTGAGAGCTCAGAG gacTCAGAGAACGAATGGGTTGAATCTCGACCTCAGCAACAGGCGCCTAAAGCCTGGCAGGTTTCTGATGAGTCCAAGCCGACAGAGAGCAACTCCAGCCCGGCTCAAAATGCCCAG agAGACGAATGGATGACCTTTGACTTCCTGACCATGAGAACGACGTCCACAGCAGAGAAGAGAGCTGAGAAAGAACGACAGAAGGAAGAGGAGCGAGCCAAGGCCCAGGCCATTGAACAG GCTGGTCTGCACAAACTAGAGCTAAACCCGTactggaaggatggaggaaagggtCTGCCCCCAGAGGAGACTGCTGGTACTTCAGCAAAGAAAG CCAACACAGTGGTGAATGATGGCGGTCTGAGCTGGCTGAGGAAGAGCTTCCAGAGGATGAAGGAGCAGGCAGAGAGGCAGCAGCGCAGCCTCAACGATGTGGTGGCTGAAAGATACGGA tcaatggaaatatttcagcaaaaattaGAAGAGGCCGAAGAAGCTGCgtatgaaaagaagagaggaggagaaagagaacgGGGCAGCATGATGAGAGGCAGctggaggaaaggagaggaggaagccagggagaggtggaggagaaaggaggtAGATGAGACGGAGAGAGATCGGTGGAGAGGAagtgaaagggagagagactCATCACCCACTGACCGGGACAGATAttctgagagaggagaggacagggagagggagagggagaggggagggtaTCGAGGccgagacagagacagagacaggttTAGAGAGAAGGAAAGTGACAGGGATAGAATCAGAAACCAGGATAGAGAGTGGGAAAGGGAcggaggaagagacagagaaagagatgacgaaagagacagatacagagaaagagacagagagagggatagGGGGAGAAACAGAGATGCAGATAGACCCAGCGATGCATCTTCACAGGGGGGAAATTGGAGTCAAcgttctctttctctttcatcaaTGAAAGGCCGCTTCCTCAAACCCTCAGGAGATGATGACAGTGGTGCAG CTCCAGAgcgtcctcctcctccagttcGGCCACGTGCAGGATTCCTGAAACCCAGCTCTGACGATGAAGACTCAGGTCCACGTAACACCGGCGTCCCGGCCTGGAAGAAGAGCATTAACCCTGCCCGTGAATCTGACGTTCTGGAAAAACCAcagcaggagaaagagaaggatgcTGTGAAAACTGTACCTGCTGCTCCAGAGAGTCTGCACTGTGACAAAGCTGCTTTGACGGCATCAag GAGTGagagtgaggaagaagaagaggagggagaagaagagatCCCACTGCTGTCGGACGAGGAGATGAACAAACTGGGCGCCAAGCTGGTGAAGGCAGAGATCATGGGTAACACG GCGCTGATTGAGAAACTGAAATCCCAGCTGGAGGCAGCTCACAAAGCCAAAGAGAGCCACTCCGCCCGAATGAAGCTCCATGAAATGGATAAATTAAAGCAG GTCCTGGGTCAGTCCAGTGAAGACCAAGAGGTCCTGCTGTTCAGAACAGACCAATCAGGTCAGGCCTGGCCAGTCAAGCCATCGTCTGGACCTCAAGAGCCTCACGGGGGACGACGGAAGAAGAAACCG ATCGAGACCCATGTTGACGGGGAGCGTGTGCGCTACTTCCAGGACGATGACAACGTGGGTCTGAAGGAGATGGTCAGGAGGGAGAAAATGAGTTCTGCACAGGATCAGAACGCCCTCTACTCTCGAATGGCTGCCAAG ATGATGGGGAAGACGGACGGCGACAATTACACGCTGGATGACATGTTTGTGTCGAGTGCGGCGCAGCGGGAGGgcgaggggagggaggaggagaggatgaggagcaggGCCATTGGGGAGAGTAGGAAGCTGGCTGCCTCCATGGAGAAATGCCATCACTGTTTCAGCAGCCAGGAGCTCCAGAAGCACCTCATAGTGGCAATAGGGAGCAAG GTATACCTCAGCCTACCTGCGGGTGTGTCGATGGCCGAGGGCCACTGTCTCATCTGTCCTCTCCAGCATCACTGTTCTGCCACCGGATTGGACGAGGATGTCTGGTCAGAAATGCAG CTGTTCCGACGTACCTTGGTGCGCATGTTTGAGTCCCAGGAGCTGGACTGCGTGTTCATGGAAACACACATGAACCCACGCAGAAGACAACACATGGTCCTAGAGTGTATCCCACTGCCCCGAGAACTAGGTGATATGGCACCTATATACTTCAAG AAAGCTATCATGGAATGCGATGAGGAATGGGCCATGAACAAGAAAGTTGTCGACCTCTCTTCGAAAGACATCCGCCAAGCT GTTCCTCGAGCTCTGCCTTACTTTGCTGTAGACTTTGGACTCCAGGGAGGGTTTGCTCATGTCATTGAAAATGAACAGAAGTTCCCCCATTACTTTGGCAAG GAAGTGGTAGGAGGCATGATGGACCTGGAGCCACGACGTTGGAGAAAGCCGATCAGAGAGAACTTTGACGATCAGAGGAAAAAAGTCCTGCAGTTCGCGCAGTGGTGGAAACCATATGACTGCACTAAGACTGACGGCTGA